DNA sequence from the Colletotrichum destructivum chromosome 9, complete sequence genome:
GGACCTAAAGTTCTTGATGTGGCTTGTCTGCGCTGTGACCTGAGTTAGTGCTCGCAGCTTGGTAAGGTGCCCAGAGGCAGGCACCCAGGCACCCAGCCTTGTGGCTTTTGCAGCCAATAGGAGACCAACGTTCACTTTTCGCATCGCGACTGCCTTCTTGCCTGGGCCGGAGCTTCACCCCAGTGACCGATTTTCAGCAGCTATTTCAAGctgtcgtcgacctcggtTACCCCCCTCAATCGTCCGACCCAGCATCCCGAAGCCACTCCACTGCCCTCTACCCGTCCGGATATCTCGAGTCAAAAACAACCACACCACACATAGCTCGATCGACACACGAGTGACACCATGTCGGGCCTGTTCGGCAGCgcgtcctcttcttcgtcgagcAACACTGTTGGCGATCTGAAGCAGGACATTGCGCTTAGCAACCCCCCGGAAGACAGCATCTCCGATCTTGCCTTCTCCCCCGCTCAGAACCAGGCCAGCGACTTCTTGGCAGTGGCCAGTTGGGACAAGAAGGTCAGGATATACGAGATTGCACAGAACGGCCAGAGCGAGGGACGACACGCCTACGAACACGATGGACCCGTGTTGAACTGCGACTTCTCCAAGGTACGAAACCTAGAGTTGAAATACTTCGATTCGCTCGGCATCTGCTAACTCTGGTCGAACAGGATGGCACAAAGGTCCtctccggcggcgccgacaaggccgtcaaggcgtGTGACCTCGCGTCTCAGCAAACGATCAAGATCGGCGAACACGAGCAGCCGGTCAAGTGCGTCCGCTTCTTCGACtcggccaacggcaccatGGCTGTGTCGGGCTCCTGGGACAAGACGGTCAAGTACTGGGACATGCGGTCGCCcacaccggcggcgacgctgacATGCCAGGAGCGCGTGTACTCGATTGACGTGCGCAACGACCTACTCGTCATCGGCACAGCCGACCGATACATCAATGTTGTCGACCTCAAGAACCCCACAAAGTTCTACAAGACGCTTCAGAGCCCGCTCAAGTGGCAGACCAGGGTCGTTAGCTGCTtcaccgacggcgccggtTTTGCTATTGGCAGTATCGAGGGCCGCTGTGCGATCCAGTATGTTGAGGATAAGGATGCTAGGTACGTTTTTTGGACGCGCATGACGAACTCGATGGCCGAGTGACAGACGGCTAACGCTATCCGCAGCTCCAACTTTTCCTTCAAGTGCCACCGTGATCCCCCGGCGAACAATGTCACAAACGTCTACGCTGTCAACGACATCTCCTTCCACCCCGTGCACGGTACCTTCAGCACTGCCGGCTCGGACGGCACCTTCCATTTCTGGGACAAGGACGCGAAGCACCGCCTGAAGGGATACCCGAACGTCGGTGGTAGCATCACGGCGACGACCTTCAACAAGAACGGATCCATCTTTGCGTACGGCATCAGCTACGACTGGAGCAAGGGTTTCCAGCACAACACTCAGCAGTACCCCATCAAGGTAATGCTGCACCCCGTACAGGCGGACGAGTGCAAGCCTCGcccgacgatgaagaagcgGTGAATGAGGCGCGGGGGAGAGGTCGCGCGGAGACAGTATTTGGAAATCCGGATCAGGCTACGGCGCATGCGTACCGAGAGGCTAGATGCGAAGCGATCGAGGCAGACAGCCGCGCCGGGATGCCTGTGTAATGTACGAGGGAGGAGTGCAAGAAGAATTGGGAGAGGCTCTCTGGTCTGAGCAAACAAGCAATTTTATATGGAATCGCGGTATCATGCTCGCGGAAAACAAGGAGTGTAAGGCACAGGGCGATACCAAATTGGCAAATCAAAAGTTATCACAATCATGCACCTTGCACAGGTTCACGGTGTTGGTCATGGAAGCGAGGTGTGTTTGGTTAATCGGATCTGCTTGTTCAAGATCCAAGTCGAGCCGTAGAATTCATAAAGCTTCCCGTGCCCAGTTtcgcctctctcccctcATGGGAGAGATCCGTCCGATCCGACTCGATTCCGCCCATCAGGATAGTAAATTAAAACCATATAGAAAATATCCCAAAGAAATACCCGTTGCAACTGCTCTCCTAGTCATCGAGTTCAACGGAGCCAAGTAACATCCAACCGCTTTGCTTTGTAGTTTCACATCATGATAATCATcacctttctctctctctctcccgttTCTGTCAACCaacaaaaagaagagaaaacaAGAAAGGAGCGTGGGCCTTGTGAGGGAAAGGATGAGCGTCATCCCCCACATTTGAACTCTTCAGCAGCGTGCGGAACGCTGTTTAGAAGGCGgccttctgctgctgggtgccgacgacgttgtcgacgaggcccttcCACAGGTCCCTCAGGCCAGGCTGGTGGGTCTCGAccggcgcggcggcatcagtCTCGTGGGCCCACTtgagctcgacgccgtcgacgccgaaggcctcgacctcggtgaGGGCCGCGGCGGTGACGTTCTCCGGGTGGGCCGCGACGACGGAGATCTCGGGCCTCGAGAGAGGAAGGTCCTCCGCAGCGGGGACCTGTTCATAGAGGGATTGGTGTTTCGTGGTGAAGGAGTCCGGGAGCAGAGGCATGCGCATGCCGGCGAACTCGTTGACCGGGAGGGGCTCGTAAGACGCGGGGAGTGTG
Encoded proteins:
- a CDS encoding Putative WD40/YVTN repeat-like-containing domain superfamily, with the translated sequence MSGLFGSASSSSSSNTVGDLKQDIALSNPPEDSISDLAFSPAQNQASDFLAVASWDKKVRIYEIAQNGQSEGRHAYEHDGPVLNCDFSKDGTKVLSGGADKAVKACDLASQQTIKIGEHEQPVKCVRFFDSANGTMAVSGSWDKTVKYWDMRSPTPAATLTCQERVYSIDVRNDLLVIGTADRYINVVDLKNPTKFYKTLQSPLKWQTRVVSCFTDGAGFAIGSIEGRCAIQYVEDKDASSNFSFKCHRDPPANNVTNVYAVNDISFHPVHGTFSTAGSDGTFHFWDKDAKHRLKGYPNVGGSITATTFNKNGSIFAYGISYDWSKGFQHNTQQYPIKVMLHPVQADECKPRPTMKKR